In Ursus arctos isolate Adak ecotype North America unplaced genomic scaffold, UrsArc2.0 scaffold_29, whole genome shotgun sequence, the following proteins share a genomic window:
- the MEA1 gene encoding male-enhanced antigen 1 isoform X3, translating to MAAVVLGGDTMGPERIFPNQTEELGPHQGPTEGTGDWSSEEPEEEQEETGAGPAGYSYQPLNQDPEQDEVELAPVGDGEDVVADIQDRIQALGLHLPDPPLESEDEEEEGATGLSNHSSIPMDPGKESILSFWNNDGGKGLVRPSKGKSRRNSRFLKQVCNLRFYRLQNPGKMLLCWTWVMGRLAWK from the exons ATGGCAGCAGTAGTTCTAGGGGGAGACACCATGGGCCCCGAGCGTATCTTCCCCAATCAGACTGAGGAACTAGGGCCGCACCAGGGTCCTACGGAAGGCACTGGGGATTGGAGCAGCGAGGAGCCtgaggaagagcaggaggaaaCGGGGGCAGGCCCAGCTGGCTACTCCTATCAGCCCCTGAACCAAGATCCTGAACAAGACGAGGTGGAGCTGGCACCGGTGGGGGATGGAGAAGATGTAGTTGCTGATATTCAGGATCGGATCCAG GCCCTGGGGCTTCATTTGCCAGACCCACCATTAGAGAGCgaggatgaagaggaggagggagctaCAGGATTGAGTAACCACAGCTCTATTCCCATGGACCCAGGTAAAGAGAGCATTCTTTCATTTTGGAATAATGATGGAGGAAAGGGACTGGTCAGACCCAGTAAAGGGAAGTCACGGAGGAACAGCCGGTTCCTAAAACAAGTTTGTAATCTAAGATTCTACAGACTCCAGAATCCAGGTAAAATGCTATTGTGCTGGACTTGGGTGATGGGCAGGCTTGCCTGGAAATAA
- the MEA1 gene encoding male-enhanced antigen 1 isoform X2, whose product MNTGRGGRTRRPTTSCPAGSGAPARMAAVVLGGDTMGPERIFPNQTEELGPHQGPTEGTGDWSSEEPEEEQEETGAGPAGYSYQPLNQDPEQDEVELAPVGDGEDVVADIQDRIQALGLHLPDPPLESEDEEEEGATGLSNHSSIPMDPGKESILSFWNNDGGKGLVRPSKGKSRRNSRFLKQVCNLRFYRLQNPGKMLLCWTWVMGRLAWK is encoded by the exons ATGAAcacggggcggggcgggaggaCCAGGCGCCCGACTACGTCCTGCCCTGCCGGAAGTGGAG CCCCTGCCCGGATGGCAGCAGTAGTTCTAGGGGGAGACACCATGGGCCCCGAGCGTATCTTCCCCAATCAGACTGAGGAACTAGGGCCGCACCAGGGTCCTACGGAAGGCACTGGGGATTGGAGCAGCGAGGAGCCtgaggaagagcaggaggaaaCGGGGGCAGGCCCAGCTGGCTACTCCTATCAGCCCCTGAACCAAGATCCTGAACAAGACGAGGTGGAGCTGGCACCGGTGGGGGATGGAGAAGATGTAGTTGCTGATATTCAGGATCGGATCCAG GCCCTGGGGCTTCATTTGCCAGACCCACCATTAGAGAGCgaggatgaagaggaggagggagctaCAGGATTGAGTAACCACAGCTCTATTCCCATGGACCCAGGTAAAGAGAGCATTCTTTCATTTTGGAATAATGATGGAGGAAAGGGACTGGTCAGACCCAGTAAAGGGAAGTCACGGAGGAACAGCCGGTTCCTAAAACAAGTTTGTAATCTAAGATTCTACAGACTCCAGAATCCAGGTAAAATGCTATTGTGCTGGACTTGGGTGATGGGCAGGCTTGCCTGGAAATAA